In Roseiconus lacunae, the DNA window GTGTTTCGACCAATGGCGATGAACGGTAACGCGAAGATAATGGCCGTTTGCATAGACGGCTTCCATAAACTCGCAGGCCGTTTTGATCTGCTCGCAAAGATCGTTTTCGTCAGTGCTTGATTGAATCTCGAATTTGTCGTCCATCGGTTTCTCTCACTCCACATGTCGATCACGGCAGTCACGGGCGGCCGGGCAGCCAGCCTGATCAAATCGCCTCTCATGATCGGTGAAGCAGCGGCCTATTGGAACCCGGCGACAACCTGTTCTGCTATGTCGACGGGAACGAGAGTCATTGGTGTTTTGGGGACCGGTGGCTAACGCCTTGCCGTTCAGGCATGGTCACCGGCGGCGGTTGTAGAGAAAGATGGCAACACCAGCCCAGACGAATGCGAAGCCGACTAGACGTTGTAGGCTGACTGATTCGCCGAAGTAAAACACACCGACGATGAACTGCAATGTAGGACCGACGTACTGCAGGACTCCGATGATCGAAAGCGGTGTCCGGCGGGTCGCTGCGGAGAATAAAGCCAGCGGGACCAACGTCATCAGACCACCCAAGATCAACATCCCGTCAACGCTCCAGTGTTGGGTCGCAAACGTGGCTTGGCCGCTGCTTTGTAGATAGCCAAGATAGGCAAGTGTTGGAATGATCAATACGGTTGTCTCGAGTAACAGCCCGTACATCGCATCCAATTTGGCTTTCTTCTTTAGCATCGCATAGCCGGCGAACGAGGACGCCATGAACAACGATACCCAAGGGATTTCTCCCGTACCGATCGCCATGATCACGACGCCAACGGTCGCGAGACCAATCGCGACCCACCGAGAACGTCGCAGAGATTCCCCAAAGACAATCACGCCGAGAAGGACATTGAACAGCGGATTGATGTAGTAACCGAGCGACGATAAAAGGACTTGATCATTGGTCACCGCATACAAAAACGCTAGCCAGTTGATCGCGATCAACACGGCCGAGGCGGCGTAGAGCGCCCAGGTTCGCCACTGAAAAATGGTCCGAAGTAACTCGCGCCGCGCGTTTTGCGGTGTCGAGTAAAATCGCGTCACCGCAATGATCACCGAAAACACGAATGCCCAAGCGATACGATGGCAGACCAACTCGACCGCGGGCATCTTGCCCAGAAAGCTCCAGAAGATTGGAAATAATCCCCAGATCGTGTTGGCCGTGATTGCGAACGCGAATCCAATTTGTGTCGGATTGAGTCCGTATTCTCCCCGGCAGGAGGGGGCGGCAGTGGTCAAGTTGGACAAAAGAATGCCTAGCGGATTTTTGCGTACAATGGGACAGGTGAATTGGGAAAGACTGAACCGTTGAGATGTCCTTTCGCCGCTGAGAATCGCCAGTTCGAGTCGCGGCACCTGAACGTTCAACAGAATCATTTTCCCAAGGCAACTTCGCCTCGGACACACGGCTTTCAAACTCGGTCGCTATTTTTCGCCAATGCGAATCCTGGACTTTGTCAAACCGAAAGAACTTTCGCGAGTGGCACGCTTACAAATGCTCGCCCGCGAAGTCGTCGAAGGTTATTGCACTGGCAGACACCGTTCACCCCACAAAGGGTTCAGTGTCGAATTCAAAGAGCATCGACAATACGTCCAAGGTGACGAATTAAAGAACATCGACTGGAAGGTCTACGGCAAAAGCGATCGTCTATACATTCGTCAGTACGAAGAAGAAACCAATCTCCGCTGCACTATCTTGGTCGACCAAAGTGGTTCGATGGAATACGGTGGAAAGCGTAGTGTTGATGGATTAACCAAACGGGAGTATGTGGTCCGTCTATCCGCCGCTATCGCCTACTTTCTACTCGGCCAACAAGATCCCGTCGGCCTGATTACGTTCGACCACGACGTTCGCCAACAAGTACCACTGCGCAGTCGCCCGTCACATCTTCGCGCGATATTAACGGGCTTGTTGGCCAACCATGACCGGCGGGAAACGGATCTTGGTGCGGTATTCCGCAAAGTCATTTCGAAAATCGGTCGCCGAAGCCTAGTCGTGGTTCTGTCTGACTCGATGGGAGATTTGGAATCGCTCTCACGCTCACTGGCACAACTACGTGCCAGTCGGCATGAGGTGATTTTCTTTCAAATCTTGGATCCCGATGAACGCGACTTTCCCTTTAGCGGTCGTATCCAGTTCAAAGATCTCGAACAGGTGGCCCCGGAGCAAACCGTCGACGCGGGAGTCTTAGCGGAAGCTTATCGCGAGAAATTGGCCGAACACAACGCGCTATTGAAAGAGGCATGCCGTCGAAGTCGTGTTGATCTGGTGCAGGTGACGACGGATGAGCCCTTTGTCGACGTCCTTCATCAGTACGTTTCCGCCCGTCGGAGGCTAACACGATGAATCTACTTAACGGCGTCCTTGCACTGGGGGCGTTTGCTTTCTCGATTCCTTTGGTGATCCATTTGTTCTTTCGCAGTCGCTTTACCAGCGTTGATTGGGGAGCAATGCACCTGTTGCAGAACGTGATCCGAGTCAATCGACGCCGCATGCAAGTGACGAACTTATTGCTATTGTTGCTACGGTGCTTGATTCCCGTCGCATTAGCATTTTGTTTGGCGCGTCCGGTTTGGACTGGATTGCGTGCGTTGGCCGGTGACGCGCCCAAGACGCTAGTGATCGCACTTGACGATTCGCGAAGCCTGTCGGTGACACCACCGGGAGACGTGGCACTGATTGAGACCGCAAAGGAAGAGCTTCGAGAGATCTTGGCGGGCCTTTCACGCCGCGACGAAGTCATGCTCGTTCGGTCATCTCGGATCGGGGCGATCGCTTCAAAGATGGGAGTGTCCGAGGCAATTGCCAAACTTCGCCGCGTCGACGCGACTGGCAGTCCGGTGACGATCGGACAGTTAATGGATGCCGCGATGGTTGCTTCCCAAGACGCTTCGCATCCTCGCCGACAAATCCTGGTCGTCAGCGATTTCCAAGAAGTGACGATGGGGGTGTCGACTTTGGAAACAGCACAGCGGGTTGCCGCCGAGGTCGCTACGGCCAAACAAGCCGGTGTGGAAACGATCTTCGATTTTCTGAACGTTCAGCCTGATTGGGAGGAATTGCACAACGTCTCCGTCGACGCCGTGACAGTCGAATCGCCGGTCGTCGTTTCCCAGCGAACGGGCGTTTATTCGGTCACAGTTCGAAACGCCGGCGAAACTCCTGCCAATGACGTCCGCCTGGTTTGGGCCATCGACGGCCGACCGCTGGATCCGCGAAGCATTTCGATCGACGCGAAGAGTTCGGTGACCAATCGGTTAACGCAAACGATCGATGAGCCAGGGGTTCACCAAATCACGGCGATGATCGATCGGGCAGACATGATGGTCGACGACAATCGGCGCAGTACGCTTGTCAACGTCATGCCAAAAGTCAACGTGCTATTGATCGACGGACAGCCGAGTCGCAATCCGCTCGGTGGGGCGGCCGATTATCTGGCAATCGCGTTGAGCCCCTTTTCTTTTGGCGGTGACGATCGTCCCGATCCCATCAAGTCGACGGTCGTCCCGCTGCGACGGCTGAACGCTGATTTGTTGCGAGAGGATCCTCAAGTCGTCGTCTTGGCCAATGTGGACCGCGTTCCCGATGGGATCCAAGGCGAATTGGTGAGATTTGTTCATCGCGGTGGGGGATTGGTGATCTTTGACGGACCCAACGTACGCCCCGAGACATACAACTTGACGTGGACGACTGGTGCCACAACAGATGGGGAAACGTCGAGTCGTTTGAAGCTCGTGTTTCCGGCCGAATTGGGGGAGGTCGTTGGAGCTTCCGGGACCGAGGAACGAGACATCGATCCCCAATCCGGCGAGGTCTTTGCGATCGACCGACCGAACGCTCAGTATGAACCGTGGAAGTTTTTGGTCGGTGACAACGATCCGTTTTCTGAGGTTTCGGTCACAAAGTATCGAGAACTGAAGTTGACGCCTCCCGGCGGAGAAAGCGTCCGTGACCAACGCGTGCTCTTACAAACGACCGAAGGCGACCCGATTGCGATCTCGCAATCAATCGGAGAAGGTTCGGTCGTTCAGTTTGCCATCTCGGGGAACGATCGCTGGACGAACTGGCCGCTACGACCGATTTTTTTGCCTATGATCGGTCAGATGGTCCTTGACCTTGCCGGCCAAGAAAATGAATTCACCGTTTCGGTCGGCCAGCCAATCGTGGTCTCACAGGAACAATTTGATCGGACGTGGCGATCGGACACACCGACGCGGTGGAATTGGGTTGCCGAAACGCCCGCCGGTGAGATCAATTTGCCAAGACTCTCTGCCGGCGAACCGGTCAGGATTACCGAAACTTACGAGGCCGGCTTGTATTCGATTACCCGAACGTCGAATACGCAGCCCTCGGAAGAATCGAAGCAAGAAGACTTGAAGCAAACGATCATGCGGCTTGCCGAAGTCGATGCCTCAGAATCAATACTTAACGGCGCCGGCGGACAACAGTTCGATCGGTTGCGCGAGACGCTTCAAGCGGGCGCCTTCGAAACGGCAGGGGAGCTGAGTACGGCGGATCGCTCGCGTTCATTCGGTCGCGAAGTATGGCGCTGGCTGTGGTTGTTAGTCGTGATCGGCCTGGTCGCTGAATTATGGGTTCAGCAGAATATCTTGGCGAAGTCACGTGGCGACGGAGGCCTCTGATGAGCCATATTCCAATCGCAAGCATTCGATTCGCCGGCGACTTATCACTTTGGACGGTTTTGCCGATCCTAGTGGTCGCGATTCTGATTGTTTTGTTTTTGTATCAGCGCGAAACCAAAACGTTGGCGTCGCCGTATGCCTGGTTGCTGCCCGCCCTACGTGCGACTTCCGTTGCGCTGGTCGTTCTAATTTTAGCTGGCCCCGTTTGGCACCGGCGGCAAGTGATCGGAACATTGGGCCGCGTGGTCTTTGCCATCGACACGTCACGTAGTATGGCGCTTAGCGATAGTCATTCTCCGGACGGCCGGGCCAACCGACTGCAGCGTGCCAGTCAGCTTCTCACGGGGACGGCAAGCGAACCAGGTTGGCTTGAACAAATTCGGCAAACCCATGTCGTGGATGTAATCGCATTTGACGAAGGCCAGGCAACGCCAGTTTGGTCAAGCGATTCGGATAAACCGTTGCCCAATTCATTGGATCTGGTCCCTGAAGGTCAAGCGACCGACCTATCGAGTCCGCTGGCGGCAGTTCTGGCTTCAATCAATTTGGATGCCGGTGATACCGATGAGGGGCTCGAATCGGTTGACTCCGTACGGCGGTCGGCAATCGTCCTCATGACCGACGGCCAGGATAACGCCACGGGGGTGCAGAACCGTTCGGCACGATCGCTCGCCAAGCAGCTTTCTGTCGGCGGTACCAACGTCGTAACGATGGGCCTTGGGACGGTCGACGAGCCGCCCGATGTTGGAATCGTCGAAGTCCGTCGTCCGGAAACGGTTGCCCGCGAAGGACGATTGGCAGGCGAGATCGTGATGAAGCAATTTGGTGAGGGTACCGCACCGGTTTCACTTCGAATTCGATCGCAAGGCCAAACCGTTTGGGAAAGGCAGTTGGCGGCTCAGGAAAACGGTATCCGATCGGTTCCTTTTGAAATCGACGTCCAAGAAATCGTCGACCGATTGCGTAGCTCGGGCCCGCGAGGCATCGATCGCACCAACGAAGTCCTGCGATTGACGGCGACCGTTGAAACATCGCGCGATGACTATACCGACAAAAACAACGCCGTTGAGTTTCGCGTGGCCGCGTCGACGCGAGATCGTCGGTTGTTGATCGTCGACGGTTCGAGTCGTTGGGAAACGCGTTACTTGAAGAACCTGTTCGTCCGAGATCCGGCTTGGAACGCCGACGTGGTCGTGTTCGGCCCCGGAACTGAAAACGCGGCGTTACCGCGGGGGAACGCAGACGGCCAATTCCCTTCGACAGACGCCGAGATGTCTGCGTACGACGCCGTCATCGTTGGGGAAATCGATCCTTCATTGATGGCGATGGACGATCGTGGCCGGCTGATGCGGTTTGTGGCTGGCGGCGGTGGCTTGATCGTGATCGACGGACGGTTTGGAAAGCTGCGCGGCTTAACCCAGACCGAGTTCGGTGAGCTGATGCCGATCCGATATTCGAGTGCGACCGCACTTAGACAGCCACTTGGGATTCGTCCGACAACACTGGGAATCGAACAACCGGCGCTAGCTCTGATTGATTCGTCGGCCGCGCTGAAGCAGTTTTGGACGCAGCTTCCCGCACCGTCCTGGGCGGCTAACGTCGAATTGGCCGAGGGAGCAGAGGGCTGGGCGTCGGCGATCGTCGGTGGTGCTCAGTCGACGCCTTGGCTTGCGACCCGAATGTATGGCTCCGGACGCGTGTTCTATCTCGCTTCCGATCAGACATGGCGGTGGCGTTATAAGGTCGCAGATCGCTTTCACGCAAAGTTCTGGAACCAGCTGGTCATCGCGGCGATGGAGCCGCCGTATTCGGCGAGTGACCAGTTTGTCGCTTTAGGAACGGACAAAATTGAATACGAAAGCGGATCCGCCGTTGAAGTACGCACACGGCTGCGCGATGGCCGCGGCAATCCAGTCGCCGATGCTACCGTTGAAGCGATGGTGATGCGAAACGGCATCGTGATCGCATCGGTTCCAATGACGATCGACCAACCACAACGGGGCACCTATCGAGGAAGCATTCTTGCGTTGCCGCCCGGTGAGTACTCGGTTCGAATTCGCGCCAGTGGTTTCGATGAGACCGCATTATTGGCGTCAACGCCCTTCTGGATCAATGAAAATCAAACGGGCGAGCTGCGGAGAATGAGTTTGAACCAAAACACACTGCAAGAAATCGCTTCCGCCGGACAAGGCGAGTACTTTCACGAATCGGATGCGAGCGGAGTTTTAGGTCTGCTCAAACCGATGTCCAGCGGAACCGTGATCGAAACGGATACGGTTTTGTGGCAGTCGTACTTTTGGTTTTGTCCCATCATCACGCTGCTGGGAATCGAATGGTGGTGCCGCAAGCGTGCGGGCTTGGTGTAACCGGACAATCAGGGATCAATCATGTCGACAACGAACGAAAACACATTCGCCGATCGCACGCAACTTGCGGGCATGCTTGACCCGATGACCCGGCGTGGCCTTGACCGTTTTCGCAAGCGTCGAGGATTTTTGCTTACCGTCCGCGGATTGGGGGTGGGCTTGTTGACGTTCGTGATGCTGGCGTTGTTCGTCGCGATCGTGGACTATCTGATGTTCCTTTCCGATGCCGTTCGCTGGTCGCTTGGCGCTTGCGTTTATGTGGTTACCGCAATCGTCATTTGGCTGGTCGCGATTCGTCCGCTGCGACATCATGATGACCTAGAAATCGCTCGTCAGATTGAATCCGTCGCCCCGCATCTTCGCGAATCGTTGGTCTCGGCGGTCGAGCTATCCGATCCGAAACTTGCTAACGGATCGCCTTACTTTCGTCATTTACTTCAAAATCGTGTTGCCCGCCGGATCACCAAAGTCGATGTCGGGAAAGTACTGCCGCTGAAGATGGTGCGTCGTTGGCTGCTGAGTGGATTGAGCGTTGTGTTGGTCTGCTGTTTGATGGCCTTGGTTCCATCGGCACAGTTCGGGCGGCGGTTCGCCCGGGCCGCGCTGCCGGGGTTTTCGATCGAACGCGCCGCACGAACCAAAATTTCGATTGTCCAGCCAGATCCTGCGTCAAAATACGTCGCCCAAGGCGATGCGGTTGCCGTAGCCGCGGCGATCGCCAAGCGGGATGATTCCGAAGTGGTAATGCAATGGCGGGACGGTGAGGGAAACAGCGGCGAAGCGATGATGACCCCTCGCTTTGAATCGGCAGTGATGGCCGCCGCAAATCGGCCGGAGATATCCGATCTGGCAAGCGATTCGACTCGGGGCCCTGATCAGGAAATCTTCGCGGCCAATCTTTCCGTAGGGTCGAAACCGCTGGAGTATCGTTTGTTGGCGGGCGATGCAATCACGAACTGGCACCGACTGACGCCACTGCCGCGTCCGAAAGTCACCATGTTTGAGAAATTGTATCGGCTACCAGAGTACGCAAAGCTAAACGATCGTACGGAAGAGGAAGAACACGGGGATCTTAAGGCTCTGCAAGGATCGACGGCGGAAGTGACGGTAAGCTTTGATCAACCGGTTGAGTCCGTAGCTGTGAGATACGGCGTTCGCGGAAGTCAGGCGTTGATGGAACCGGTTAATGAGGAACGTACGAAGTACCGAACGTCGATCTCTATCAAAACGTCGGGGCAATACCAAATCGAAGCCGTCAGCACGGTCAGTGGACTGGGGAATCCATTCGCCCCGATGAATATGATTGTCCCCGTTTTGGATCTCGCTCCGATCGTTCGCTGGGCTCCAGGGACCGAGCTGAAACGCTTGGTGTCGTCTTTGGATGTGATCGAACTAGAAGCGACCATCGCAGACGACTTGCCGATTGAATCGATCGAGCAAGAAGTCACCGTGAGCGGTCAGGAACCGCAGTCCTATCCGCTTCCCACGGACGGACCGGCAAGGCAACACGAATTGGCTTGGTCATGGGATCTACTCCATCGTCTGGGCGAAACGGTTTCGGAAGAAAAGCTTCAAGCCGGCGACGTGGTTCAAACTCGTATCGTCGCAATCGATCGGAAAGGAAACCGATCGGCGTCACCGATGATGGAGTTATTGATCGCGGGAGACGGATTCGATTCTGATCGCCATGCGTTCTTGGAAAACGTTGCGTCTGAACACCAAGCGATCGCGAGTTGGGCCGAGCAATGCCAAGCGATGAGCGAGCAAATGCGTGAGGCCGTAAAGTCGGACGAGATTGAATTATTTCTTAGTCAATGGACAGCGGGGGCGAAAACCAACGATGATCCCGAGACGGCCAATACAACACCCTGGGCCGAGCTACAACGACAGTCTGTTGTTTTAGTCAAAAGCCTGCGTGATTCGCTGGCAATGACCAGCAACGAAGCTAGTGCGATGGTCACCGAGCTAGCCGGGAACGTGATCCTGGATATCGAGACGCTGATCGATCACACACGACGGGAATTGGCATACTTAGATCAGCATCGAGAGCCAGATTGGGAACGTGCACGCAAGCAACACGTGACAGAGATGGGGCGAGCAGCCGGTCATGCGAAGAACCAAAGCCAACGCCTCTCAGAATTCGCGCGCTATCGTTTTGCCGTGGCGTTCTTGTCCGCGATGTACTCCGACGTGACGCTTTTGAAAACCAATATTGAAACGCTGGCAGACCAGCTTCCCGAAGAGCGTCTAAACAGACATCTGACGTTGATCGCCGGTCAGTTCAAAGAAGTGGATCGACTGCTTCGCGAGTATGAATCGATCTTACCGACTCGCACTGTCCAGCACCTGGCGGGTGATCGTTGGGATCGCTGGTCTCAACGTTGGACGATCCAGCTGGAAACGTTGGTCGAAGAGGAAGCTGACCGTGATCAGATAGCCGCGGTCCTCGATTCACTCA includes these proteins:
- the rarD gene encoding EamA family transporter RarD produces the protein MSNLTTAAPSCRGEYGLNPTQIGFAFAITANTIWGLFPIFWSFLGKMPAVELVCHRIAWAFVFSVIIAVTRFYSTPQNARRELLRTIFQWRTWALYAASAVLIAINWLAFLYAVTNDQVLLSSLGYYINPLFNVLLGVIVFGESLRRSRWVAIGLATVGVVIMAIGTGEIPWVSLFMASSFAGYAMLKKKAKLDAMYGLLLETTVLIIPTLAYLGYLQSSGQATFATQHWSVDGMLILGGLMTLVPLALFSAATRRTPLSIIGVLQYVGPTLQFIVGVFYFGESVSLQRLVGFAFVWAGVAIFLYNRRR
- a CDS encoding BatA domain-containing protein translates to MNLLNGVLALGAFAFSIPLVIHLFFRSRFTSVDWGAMHLLQNVIRVNRRRMQVTNLLLLLLRCLIPVALAFCLARPVWTGLRALAGDAPKTLVIALDDSRSLSVTPPGDVALIETAKEELREILAGLSRRDEVMLVRSSRIGAIASKMGVSEAIAKLRRVDATGSPVTIGQLMDAAMVASQDASHPRRQILVVSDFQEVTMGVSTLETAQRVAAEVATAKQAGVETIFDFLNVQPDWEELHNVSVDAVTVESPVVVSQRTGVYSVTVRNAGETPANDVRLVWAIDGRPLDPRSISIDAKSSVTNRLTQTIDEPGVHQITAMIDRADMMVDDNRRSTLVNVMPKVNVLLIDGQPSRNPLGGAADYLAIALSPFSFGGDDRPDPIKSTVVPLRRLNADLLREDPQVVVLANVDRVPDGIQGELVRFVHRGGGLVIFDGPNVRPETYNLTWTTGATTDGETSSRLKLVFPAELGEVVGASGTEERDIDPQSGEVFAIDRPNAQYEPWKFLVGDNDPFSEVSVTKYRELKLTPPGGESVRDQRVLLQTTEGDPIAISQSIGEGSVVQFAISGNDRWTNWPLRPIFLPMIGQMVLDLAGQENEFTVSVGQPIVVSQEQFDRTWRSDTPTRWNWVAETPAGEINLPRLSAGEPVRITETYEAGLYSITRTSNTQPSEESKQEDLKQTIMRLAEVDASESILNGAGGQQFDRLRETLQAGAFETAGELSTADRSRSFGREVWRWLWLLVVIGLVAELWVQQNILAKSRGDGGL
- a CDS encoding DUF58 domain-containing protein; its protein translation is MARLQMLAREVVEGYCTGRHRSPHKGFSVEFKEHRQYVQGDELKNIDWKVYGKSDRLYIRQYEEETNLRCTILVDQSGSMEYGGKRSVDGLTKREYVVRLSAAIAYFLLGQQDPVGLITFDHDVRQQVPLRSRPSHLRAILTGLLANHDRRETDLGAVFRKVISKIGRRSLVVVLSDSMGDLESLSRSLAQLRASRHEVIFFQILDPDERDFPFSGRIQFKDLEQVAPEQTVDAGVLAEAYREKLAEHNALLKEACRRSRVDLVQVTTDEPFVDVLHQYVSARRRLTR